The segment CGTGGCCTGGCCCCAGGCGCACGGCACAGTGGTCGATGGAAATGATGGGAGAATTCATGGCCAGTGTTGTAGCTCGGGCTGCAGTCGATGCCAAGGGGAGATGGTGCCAAGATGAGCCATGAGGCAATGGCACTGATTGCAAAGGCACAGGCCGCCACGCACGATGCGTAGCGGCCTGTGTGGTCGGGATATGTGAGTCTGTCTATGAATTAGTTGGCAGAGCTTTCTGCAGTCTTGCAGGGCTTCTTCAGGCCGAACTTGAGCATGAAGATGATCAGAGCGATCACGGCACCAGCAGCGCCGATCATGATGGAGGTCTCCATGGGCAGACCGAAACCGATCTTGGCCTGGGCGATGAAGGTCACGCAGACCGCGGTCATGAAGGTTGCGGGGAGGGTGCAGATCCAGTGAAGCTTACAGCTCTTGGCCAGATACACGGCACCGGCCCACAGGACCATGGTCGACAGGGCCTGGTTGGAGAACCCGAAGTAGCGCCAGATGGTGCTGAAGTTCTGGGTGGAGATCACGTAGCCGATGGCGAACAGCGGCACGGCGATCATCAGGCGCTTGGCAGCGGCCTTCTGGTCGATCTTGAAGGATTCGGCCAGAATCAGGCGGGTGCTGCGGAACGCGGTGTCGCCCGAGGTGATGGGCAGCACGATGATGGCCAGCACAGCCAGGGTTCCACCGATGGGGCCGAGCAGGGTGTTGGAGACTTCCTTGACCACGGCGGCGGGGCTGCCGGCGGAAATCACGGCCTGCATGGCCTCGGGGGAATTGTAGAAGCTCATGCCGATGGTGGCCCAGATCAGAGCAATCACACCCTCGATGATCATGGCACCGTAGAAGACCTCGCGGCCTTGCTTTTCGCTGGTGCAGCAACGGGCGATGAGCGGGGACTGGGTGGAGTGGAAACCGGAAAGGGCACCACAGGACAGGGTGATGAACAGCAGCGGCCAGATGGGCTTGTCACCGGGGTGGGTGTTCACGCTGAAGTCCATGTTGGGCAGGATGCTGTAGTCACCGACCATCAGGGCAATGGCCAGAGCCACTGTCATCACGATCAGCAGGCCACCCAGGAAGGGGTAGAAGCGACCGATGAGCTTGTCGATGGGCAGGATGGTGGCCAGGAAGTAGTAACCGAAGATACAGGCCACGAAGATGCCTGCCTGCATGCCGGTGATGCCTGCCAACAGCTTTGCAGGGGCCAGCACGAAGACAACACCCACGAGCAGCAGCAGGACCACGGAGAAGACTCGCATGACCTGACGGGCGGTCATGCCCATGTATTCACCCACGAGCTCGGGCACGCTGGCACCGTCGTTGCGCAGGGAGAGCATGCCGCTCATGTAGTCATGCACTGCGCCAGCGAAGATGCAGCCGAAGACGATCCAGAGCAGGGCCACGGGGCCGTAAAGGGCGCCCAGGATGGGGCCGAAGATGGGGCCGATGCCCGCGATATCCAGCACCTGGATGAGAATGAGTTTCCATTTGGGCATGGGCACAAAGTCCACACCGTCTTCCAGGCGGCAGGCCGGGGTGGTGACGTTGGCGTCGGGTGCCATGATACGGTCAACGAATTTACCGTATGTGAAATAGCCGATGATAAGAGCGAAAAGGCAGACAAAGAAATACAGCACGAAATCCTCCCTGTGCGGTTGACTATTCCCGGGGATGATCCGGAAACTGCAGGGGCATTACGCCCATGGAGGATTTATGATCAATGGCCTGTGACTGAACTGTCGTTTTGAGTGTTTGAAATGCATCAGGCCCGGCAGGGAATCGGGCCCGATGCACATTGATGTCGTGATCAGGCTGTCAGCGGTGTGACCTGTGGGATGCGCAGAGCCACGAGTGTTCCCTGGTCCGGGGAAGATTGGATTTGCAATCCGTAGTTCGACCCATAGATGTGTTTCAGACGCAGGTTGCAGTTGGCTACGCCAATGCACTTGCCGTTGCCGTCCGAGGCCAGCAGCTTGTCGGGGCGGCCAAGGGCCATGCCCACGCCGTCGTCTTCCACCATGATGTGCAGTTCGTTGTCGCGAACGCCAGCGGACAGGGTCACCGTGCCACCTTCTTCGCGCCCGGAAATGCCATGTCGGATGCCGTTTTCCACCAGTGGCTGGATCAGGAACGAGGGTACAAGCCAGTCCTTGCAGGCATCGTCGACGTTGATATTTGCAGTGATGCGACCGCCGTAACGGGCCTGCTCGATAGCCAGATACGAGCGCACATGCTCCAGTTCTTCGGACAGGGGGACCACCCCGGTGCCGGAATGCAGGTTCTTGCGCATGAACAGAGCCAGGTCCTGAAGCAGTTCGCGGGCCTGGGCCGAGTTGGTGCGGCAGTAGGAAGCAATGGTGTTCAGAGCGTTGAACAGGAAGTGCGGATTGATCTGTGCCTGGAGGCGGCGGATCTCCTCGCGGGCTAGCAGCCGTTCCTTGACCTGAATATCCTCCAGCTCCAGCTGGGTGGAAAACAGAGCGGCCAGACCTTTGGCGATCTCGAAGCGAATATTGTCCAATTCGGATTTGCGGGTGCCGTAGAATTTGAGGGTGCCCACGATGCGCCCACCCTTTTTCAGGGGCACGACGATGGCTGAAGTGAAAGGACACTTGGGATGCCCGCAGCCGATGTCCGCCTGGTTTCTGATGAATGTGGGGGCGGCTTTTTCCAGCACCCTGCGCGTGGCGCTGGTCACGATGTGCTGACCAGGTCGATGGTGGTCGGCCCCCTGTCCGAGATGAGCCAGTACCCGGGTGGAGTCGGTGATGGCCACGGCGGCAACGCGTACACGGTCATAAATCAGCGCGGCGACGGCTCCGGCGGTCTCCTGAGACAGGCCGTTTCGCAGGTGCGAGACCGTGGCGTCGGCGATGGCCAAGATGTGCTGGGCTTGGCTGGAATCCTGCTTTTCGCGATGTATTCCCACCAAACGGACCGTGTGGATGAACAGCGCTGCTCCGGCGGTGTTGACGGCGATCATGGGCACGGCGATGACCTTGACCAAAGCCACGGCATCCGCGAACGGGCGTGACAGGGTCAGGACCAACACCATGTGGAAGCATTCGCCCACAAGGGCGATGATGGCCGCAGGTTTCCAGTGCATGGGGTCCTTGAGGCGCATGGCGATAAAACCGGCGATGGTGCCTTCCAGGAAGGTTGCCAATCCACAGGGCAGGGCCGAGAAGCCTGAAGGATCGATCACGTTCCGGTGCAGCCCGGCGATGAATCCGGCCCCGGCTCCCACAAGCGGGCCACCGACCAATCCACCAGTGATGACGCTCATGGCGCGCAGGTTGGCCACCGACAGGTGCACGGCATCTCCGGTGTAGGTGCCCAGGATGCCCAGGCCACCGAAGAGCAGGGTCAGCAGGATAGTGTTTTTGCGGCTGATGGGCCGAAAGTCCAGGTTGCGAATGGACCCGAAGGCCATGATCAGGAACGCGGCTGTGATCATCAACCCGAAACGTTCGATCAGAACAATCAGAAGATCAAGAATGGGCATGTAAGGATATCCTTGGCTGGGCTATGCCGCATTTCCGGGAGTGCCGGTTCCCGGGCGGCTTTGGGCTAGAGGCCTAGGCGTTCTTTGAAGTACTGCACGCGGCCGCGGCTGACAGCGAGTTCGGTGCCTTCGGCATCGTCCAGTACAAGGTTGTATTTACCATTGAACCAGGGGGAAAATTCTCTGATGCGCTCCAGATTGACGAGTACCCCGCGTCCGGCTCGGAAAAAGGATCCGCTGCCGAGGCGTTGTTCCAGAGCGTCCATGGTGCAGATGCCGTGACATGGCCATGCTTCGTTGGTGGTGTGGATCATCAGCTTACGTGATTCGGAGGCGCAGAACACCACTTCGTCCGGTTTGAGCAGCGCGATACGTCCGTTTCGTTCCACCGGAATTCGGCTGAACTGGGGCGTTCCCACACCGGCCAGGAGTTGCTCGAGGCTGGCGCGGGCCTTATCGCGTGGTTCCCGAGCGGACAAGGCTTCCCGTGCGCGGGCCAGACTTTTGGAGAGTCGGTCTTCGGTCACGGGCTTGAGCAGGTAGTCCACGGCGTTTTCTTCAAACGCCCGGATGGCATATTGGTCGAAGGCCGTTGCAAAAATGATCAATGGCGCGTCTTCCATGTCCAGAGTGGTGGCGACAACGTCGAAGCCACTGCCGCCCGGCATCTCGATGTCCAGAAATACCAGGTCGGGCCCGTGAGCCATGACCTGTTCACAGGCTTCGCGAGCGGAGCCTGCCTGGGCGACGACCTCGATGTCGCTGAACTCGGAAAGCAGATACGCCAGTTCATCCCGAGCCGGTGGCTCGTCGTCCACGATAAGGACGCGAATGGGCATTGGGGAGTCTCCTTGCCGCCGTATTGTCCCGACCAGAGTACGGCAGGCAGAAATGCCGGGTAACTTCCGTGACCGGGTGCTGTCAAGCCGTGCTTAACCCATCATCATGTAAATGCGCTTTTGCATGATGGCCGGAATGCCATTGTCCCAGTGGCCTGTGGCCGCGGCCCAGGCCCAGGCGATCAAGAGTAGAACAGCCGCTCCCGTTAACACCAGTAGCGGCGAGATTCGCCAGCGACCAGCCATGCGTGGCTCAAGGCATCCTTGTACCGGACAGGCGCCGACGCACTGCATGCAGCCGATGCACTCCGGTGTCCCCACTCGCTGTTTACTCATGACATTGATGCCCGTGGGGCAGGCGCGGTTGCATTTGCCGCAGTCGATGCATTGGTCCTGCTTGCGATGCACGGCCAGGGGGGAGAACAGAGAAGCCAGCCCAAGGAGTGCGCCGTAGGGACACAGGGCCCGACACCAGAAGGAGGGCACAACCATGGCCAGCAACCCCAGGACAACGAGCACCGTGATGGAGATCGTTGAGGGAGCCAGAAAAAAGTCGAGCATGCGGGCATCGGCGGTCAGGTTGTAGGTGCTGGAGAGGAACTGATTGATGGCCCGGGCGTCCATCTGCACCCAAGTGGTCCAGATGAAGAACCCCAGCACAAGATATTTGGGGACGGACAACGCCTTGCCCAGCTTGGGGCCGGGGGCATGGACGGTGCCTAGGGTTCGTCCGGCTCGTTCCAGCAGGTTGTGGATGAAACCTACGGGGCAGATGGTGGCGCAGAAGCCTTTGCGCAGCGCAAGGGCGGTGCCCATGGCGACCAGTAGCAGGGTCAGTCCTGCTGGATGAACACGATCCCAGAGGCCTGTCAGTAGAAACTGCTTCAGGGCCATGAAGGCACTGATGGGCAGAAAACCCTCCACTGATGGAGGACGAGGGGTGAAAGCCTCGGCCTTTCCGCCGGTCCAGAGGATGAACTGGTAGAAGCGGACTCCGGCCCAGAGGCAGAACAGACAGAAGGCGGATTGGATCAGAAGACGAAGTCGTTGTGGTGTCATGTGTCGTTTCATGTCGAGTCGCTGGTCAGAGGGTTGGGCCGGTGGACAAAGTCCCTTCGGGGATGATTGCTTCGTTGGTTCTTTGCGTCCTTGACCAAGGTCAAAAGCAGGCTGGTCAGGACGGTTGCGCTTTCTCTTTTCACTGTGCCGCACAAGAGGTATGCTTATGGGTACTGAAATTCAAGGAGGATTGCATGAGTGATAGCCATACGGCTCTGGCCGGGATTGTCAGTCGGCTGGACGACATTGCCGTGCAGATCAGGACTCTTGAGGCCGAGGCCGAAATCCTGTTGCACGAACAGAATGACCCCGCAGCCTCTGAATACAATATGCGTCGCAAGACTGAATTGTTGAGCGAATTGCCCGAAGTCGTCGAGTCATTGACGGACGACCTGGACGAAGAAATGCGAAATGCGGTGGAAGATGGGGTGGATGGTTTTGCCCAGCGAGCCATGATGGCGCTGGGGCAGGGCAGCGTGTTCTGGATGCGCAATCTGCTCTATCCTGATGATTATGAGCAGGGCCAACCCAATGACCTGGAACGATTCATCGCCGGTTTGGCCGGGCGCTGATGACAGGTAATCATCTTTGAGGAGAGCGCAGATGAACGAGATCAAGGTCAAGACCTGTCTGGACGGCATCTTCGGTTGTGGAGATGAAATCAAGTATGAGGACGAAGCCAAGGGCTATTCAGTTCTGTTTTTGAATGAGCATGACAAGTTTGTGGTTCGTCTTGAACGCCGGACCAGCGAGACCGTGCCCGTTGAGAAGTG is part of the Desulfovibrio ferrophilus genome and harbors:
- a CDS encoding carbon starvation protein A, translated to MLYFFVCLFALIIGYFTYGKFVDRIMAPDANVTTPACRLEDGVDFVPMPKWKLILIQVLDIAGIGPIFGPILGALYGPVALLWIVFGCIFAGAVHDYMSGMLSLRNDGASVPELVGEYMGMTARQVMRVFSVVLLLLVGVVFVLAPAKLLAGITGMQAGIFVACIFGYYFLATILPIDKLIGRFYPFLGGLLIVMTVALAIALMVGDYSILPNMDFSVNTHPGDKPIWPLLFITLSCGALSGFHSTQSPLIARCCTSEKQGREVFYGAMIIEGVIALIWATIGMSFYNSPEAMQAVISAGSPAAVVKEVSNTLLGPIGGTLAVLAIIVLPITSGDTAFRSTRLILAESFKIDQKAAAKRLMIAVPLFAIGYVISTQNFSTIWRYFGFSNQALSTMVLWAGAVYLAKSCKLHWICTLPATFMTAVCVTFIAQAKIGFGLPMETSIMIGAAGAVIALIIFMLKFGLKKPCKTAESSAN
- a CDS encoding LytS/YhcK type 5TM receptor domain-containing protein, with product MPILDLLIVLIERFGLMITAAFLIMAFGSIRNLDFRPISRKNTILLTLLFGGLGILGTYTGDAVHLSVANLRAMSVITGGLVGGPLVGAGAGFIAGLHRNVIDPSGFSALPCGLATFLEGTIAGFIAMRLKDPMHWKPAAIIALVGECFHMVLVLTLSRPFADAVALVKVIAVPMIAVNTAGAALFIHTVRLVGIHREKQDSSQAQHILAIADATVSHLRNGLSQETAGAVAALIYDRVRVAAVAITDSTRVLAHLGQGADHHRPGQHIVTSATRRVLEKAAPTFIRNQADIGCGHPKCPFTSAIVVPLKKGGRIVGTLKFYGTRKSELDNIRFEIAKGLAALFSTQLELEDIQVKERLLAREEIRRLQAQINPHFLFNALNTIASYCRTNSAQARELLQDLALFMRKNLHSGTGVVPLSEELEHVRSYLAIEQARYGGRITANINVDDACKDWLVPSFLIQPLVENGIRHGISGREEGGTVTLSAGVRDNELHIMVEDDGVGMALGRPDKLLASDGNGKCIGVANCNLRLKHIYGSNYGLQIQSSPDQGTLVALRIPQVTPLTA
- a CDS encoding LytR/AlgR family response regulator transcription factor; amino-acid sequence: MPIRVLIVDDEPPARDELAYLLSEFSDIEVVAQAGSAREACEQVMAHGPDLVFLDIEMPGGSGFDVVATTLDMEDAPLIIFATAFDQYAIRAFEENAVDYLLKPVTEDRLSKSLARAREALSAREPRDKARASLEQLLAGVGTPQFSRIPVERNGRIALLKPDEVVFCASESRKLMIHTTNEAWPCHGICTMDALEQRLGSGSFFRAGRGVLVNLERIREFSPWFNGKYNLVLDDAEGTELAVSRGRVQYFKERLGL
- a CDS encoding 4Fe-4S binding protein, translating into MTPQRLRLLIQSAFCLFCLWAGVRFYQFILWTGGKAEAFTPRPPSVEGFLPISAFMALKQFLLTGLWDRVHPAGLTLLLVAMGTALALRKGFCATICPVGFIHNLLERAGRTLGTVHAPGPKLGKALSVPKYLVLGFFIWTTWVQMDARAINQFLSSTYNLTADARMLDFFLAPSTISITVLVVLGLLAMVVPSFWCRALCPYGALLGLASLFSPLAVHRKQDQCIDCGKCNRACPTGINVMSKQRVGTPECIGCMQCVGACPVQGCLEPRMAGRWRISPLLVLTGAAVLLLIAWAWAAATGHWDNGIPAIMQKRIYMMMG